A region from the Agrobacterium cucumeris genome encodes:
- a CDS encoding uracil-DNA glycosylase, which produces MIAAHDLSPAELAALLHFHADAGVDWLLEDQPLDRFAEFAAARPARPLQGQEAGAAARQPSQRPMERGGDTPQYSPQQQPKRQTPARGAPPAPAVQQNVAMPDEQAVAAARFAAESARSLTELKTALEGFSGCNLKNSARSTIFTEGDPSSAIMVIGPMPDADDDREGQPFAGKTGLLLDRMLSAIGLERGTIMLGNVVPWRPPGNRPPTQAEMDICRPFIERQIALAEPKHLLLLGNFTARFFFGGTGTIHTLRGQWRDVAAGHLVLPALASLHPQELLNAPASKSLAWQDLLAFRAKVTQG; this is translated from the coding sequence ATGATCGCCGCCCACGACCTTTCCCCGGCCGAACTTGCCGCCCTCCTGCATTTCCATGCGGATGCGGGCGTGGACTGGCTGCTGGAAGACCAGCCGCTCGACCGTTTCGCCGAATTTGCCGCCGCCCGCCCTGCCCGGCCGCTGCAGGGACAGGAGGCGGGCGCAGCCGCGCGCCAGCCAAGCCAGCGGCCGATGGAACGCGGCGGCGATACACCTCAATACTCGCCGCAGCAGCAGCCGAAACGCCAGACGCCGGCACGCGGCGCGCCACCCGCCCCCGCGGTTCAGCAGAATGTTGCGATGCCGGACGAACAGGCCGTGGCGGCAGCGCGTTTTGCCGCCGAAAGCGCAAGGTCGCTTACCGAGCTGAAAACCGCGCTGGAAGGGTTCAGCGGCTGCAATCTCAAGAACAGCGCGCGCAGCACGATCTTCACCGAAGGCGATCCTTCATCCGCCATCATGGTCATAGGTCCCATGCCGGATGCCGATGACGACCGCGAAGGCCAGCCCTTTGCCGGCAAGACCGGGCTTTTGCTCGACCGTATGCTTTCGGCAATCGGCCTTGAACGCGGCACCATCATGCTCGGCAATGTCGTGCCGTGGCGGCCGCCGGGCAACCGCCCGCCAACGCAGGCGGAAATGGATATCTGCCGCCCCTTCATCGAGCGCCAGATCGCGCTGGCGGAGCCGAAACACCTGTTGCTTCTTGGCAACTTCACCGCACGTTTCTTCTTCGGCGGCACCGGAACGATCCATACGCTGCGCGGACAGTGGCGTGATGTCGCAGCCGGACATCTTGTTTTGCCGGCGCTGGCCAGCCTGCACCCGCAGGAACTTTTGAACGCGCCTGCCTCCAAGTCATTGGCATGGCAGGATTTATTGGCGTTTCGGGCCAAGGTTACGCAAGGCTGA
- a CDS encoding SDR family oxidoreductase — protein MDFGISGKRALVLASSRGLGLGIATALAKEGANVLLVGRSGEKLEANCKAINALGKGKADWVWGDLADDNFVEAMVEAVKDKLGGIDILVNNTGGPTPGLAQEMTTEKLDTFFQSMVLRVITLTNALLPQMKEQGFGRILTVASSGVFEPIANLALSNTLRGALVGWSKTLSSEVAGFGITSNLLLPGRIHTDRIDELDGANAKRLGKSVEEIREASVKSIPAGRLGTVEEFAAAGAFLCSVPASYITGTMLRVDGGAAKSN, from the coding sequence ATGGATTTCGGCATTTCCGGCAAACGCGCCCTCGTTCTCGCCTCTTCTCGCGGCCTCGGGCTGGGCATTGCCACGGCGCTCGCCAAGGAAGGCGCAAATGTTCTTCTCGTCGGCAGAAGCGGCGAAAAACTGGAGGCGAATTGCAAGGCGATCAATGCGCTTGGCAAGGGCAAGGCCGACTGGGTCTGGGGTGATCTGGCCGACGACAATTTCGTCGAGGCCATGGTTGAGGCCGTCAAGGACAAGCTCGGCGGCATCGATATTCTCGTCAACAACACCGGCGGCCCGACGCCGGGTCTCGCTCAGGAAATGACGACCGAGAAGCTCGACACCTTCTTCCAGTCGATGGTGCTGCGGGTCATCACGCTGACCAATGCGCTGTTGCCGCAGATGAAGGAACAGGGTTTCGGCCGCATCCTGACCGTCGCCTCATCCGGCGTGTTCGAACCCATCGCCAATCTGGCGCTCTCCAACACCCTGCGCGGCGCGCTGGTGGGCTGGAGCAAGACATTGTCCAGCGAAGTGGCCGGTTTCGGCATCACCTCCAACCTGCTTCTGCCCGGCCGCATCCACACCGACCGCATCGACGAGCTGGATGGCGCCAACGCCAAGCGCCTGGGCAAAAGCGTCGAGGAAATCCGTGAAGCTTCGGTCAAGAGCATTCCGGCCGGTCGCCTCGGCACGGTGGAAGAATTTGCCGCCGCCGGCGCTTTCCTGTGCTCGGTGCCGGCAAGCTATATCACCGGCACGATGCTGCGGGTGGATGGCGGCGCGGCGAAGTCGAACTGA
- a CDS encoding MarR family winged helix-turn-helix transcriptional regulator, translating into MVINHRPGLGELLRYVGELVDQGAAERYRALDLDYRPRYTPVLRALSAGAVTITDITTASSLTQGAISQTVGLMLKDGLIVRHALDDGRKSGLRLTERGLQLLQKLEPHWETTFRAIHELEAEIGFPVLKILGSLAAALERHGFADRLAEAEKRHD; encoded by the coding sequence ATGGTTATCAATCACAGGCCCGGTCTGGGCGAACTCCTCCGTTATGTCGGAGAACTTGTCGATCAGGGTGCCGCCGAGCGTTATCGGGCACTCGATCTCGACTATCGCCCGCGCTACACGCCGGTGCTGCGCGCATTGAGCGCCGGCGCCGTGACGATAACGGACATCACCACCGCCAGCAGCCTTACCCAGGGCGCGATCAGCCAGACGGTCGGCCTGATGCTGAAGGACGGGCTGATTGTCCGGCATGCATTGGATGATGGAAGGAAGAGCGGTCTGAGGCTGACCGAGCGTGGTCTCCAACTTCTGCAAAAGCTGGAGCCGCACTGGGAAACGACCTTCCGCGCCATCCATGAGCTTGAAGCCGAAATCGGCTTTCCGGTTCTGAAAATTCTTGGAAGCCTCGCAGCGGCGCTCGAACGACATGGCTTCGCGGATCGGCTGGCAGAAGCAGAAAAACGTCATGACTAG
- a CDS encoding electron transfer flavoprotein-ubiquinone oxidoreductase codes for MTEAMELPEREAMEFDVVIVGAGPAGLAAAIRLKQVEPELSVVVLEKGAEVGAHILSGAVVDPIGIDRLLPGWREEEGHPFKTEVKDDQFMFLGPAGSIRLPNFMMPPLMNNHGNYIVSLGLVCRWLAEKAEGLGVEIYPGFAATEVLYNDEGAVIGVATGDMGIEKNGEPGPAFTRGMELHGKYVLIGEGVRGSLAKQLISRFDLSRDREPQKFGIGIKELWQVKPEHHKQGLVQHSFGWPLGFKTGGGSFLYHLEDNLVAVGFVVHLNYKNPYLYPFEEFQRFKTHPAIRDTFEGGKRISYGARAITEGGYQSVPKLTFPGGALIGCSAGLVNVPRIKGSHNAVLSGMLAADKIAAAIAAGRAHDEVAEIEAEWREGDIGKDLKRVRNVKPLWSKFGTLVGVGLGGLDMWTNQLFGFSLFGTLKHGKTDAQSLEPASKHKPIAYPKPDGVLTFDRLSSVFLSSTNHEEDQPVHLQVKDMELQKRSEHDVYAGPSTRYCPAGVYEWVEKDGEEVYVINAQNCVHCKTCDIKDPNQNINWVPPQGGEGPVYANM; via the coding sequence ATGACGGAAGCGATGGAACTGCCCGAACGCGAAGCGATGGAATTCGACGTTGTGATCGTCGGTGCGGGTCCTGCGGGTCTTGCCGCCGCGATCCGGCTGAAGCAGGTGGAGCCTGAGCTTTCGGTTGTCGTTCTCGAAAAGGGTGCTGAAGTCGGCGCCCATATCCTCTCCGGCGCGGTGGTCGATCCGATCGGCATCGACCGGCTTTTGCCCGGCTGGCGCGAAGAGGAGGGGCATCCCTTCAAGACCGAGGTCAAGGACGACCAGTTCATGTTTTTAGGCCCGGCCGGCTCCATCCGCCTGCCGAATTTCATGATGCCGCCCTTGATGAACAATCACGGCAATTACATCGTCTCGCTCGGCCTCGTCTGTCGATGGCTGGCGGAAAAGGCGGAAGGGCTCGGCGTCGAGATCTATCCGGGCTTTGCCGCCACCGAAGTGCTTTATAATGACGAAGGCGCTGTCATCGGTGTCGCCACCGGTGATATGGGCATCGAAAAGAACGGCGAGCCTGGCCCTGCCTTCACCCGCGGCATGGAACTGCACGGCAAATACGTGCTGATCGGCGAGGGTGTGCGTGGTTCGCTCGCCAAGCAGCTGATTTCCAGGTTTGATCTGTCGAGGGATCGCGAGCCGCAGAAGTTCGGCATCGGCATCAAGGAGCTCTGGCAGGTCAAACCGGAGCACCACAAACAGGGTCTCGTGCAGCATTCCTTCGGCTGGCCGCTGGGTTTCAAGACGGGTGGCGGTTCGTTCCTCTATCATCTCGAGGACAATCTCGTTGCCGTCGGCTTCGTGGTGCATCTCAACTACAAGAACCCCTATCTTTATCCCTTCGAGGAATTCCAGCGCTTCAAGACACACCCGGCCATTCGCGATACGTTCGAGGGCGGCAAGCGCATTTCCTATGGCGCGCGCGCCATCACCGAAGGCGGGTATCAGTCGGTGCCGAAGCTCACTTTCCCGGGCGGCGCGCTGATCGGCTGTTCGGCCGGTCTCGTCAACGTGCCGCGCATCAAGGGCAGCCACAATGCCGTGCTGTCGGGCATGCTGGCGGCGGACAAGATCGCCGCGGCGATTGCAGCCGGCCGCGCCCATGACGAGGTGGCTGAGATCGAGGCCGAATGGCGCGAAGGCGATATCGGCAAGGATCTGAAGCGGGTGCGCAACGTCAAGCCGCTCTGGTCGAAATTCGGCACGCTGGTTGGCGTCGGCCTCGGCGGTCTGGACATGTGGACGAACCAGCTGTTCGGTTTCTCGCTCTTCGGCACGCTGAAGCATGGCAAGACGGATGCGCAGAGCCTCGAGCCGGCTTCGAAGCACAAGCCTATCGCCTATCCGAAGCCGGATGGCGTTCTGACTTTCGACCGCCTGTCCTCGGTATTCCTGTCCTCCACCAACCATGAGGAAGACCAGCCGGTGCATCTTCAGGTGAAGGACATGGAGCTGCAGAAGCGCTCCGAACACGATGTCTATGCCGGTCCTTCGACGCGTTATTGTCCGGCAGGTGTCTACGAGTGGGTGGAGAAGGATGGAGAGGAGGTCTACGTCATCAACGCCCAGAACTGCGTGCACTGCAAGACCTGCGACATCAAGGATCCCAACCAGAACATCAACTGGGTGCCGCCGCAGGGCGGTGAGGGGCCGGTTTACGCCAATATGTGA
- a CDS encoding isocitrate lyase/PEP mutase family protein yields MNSQIERAEIFRSLHIPGDPIVLYNIWDAGSAVAVARGGAKAIATGSWSVAAAQGYSDGEEMPLDDALSVVARITKCVDLPLTVDFEGGYADDPAAVRQNVGRLFALGVIGLNFEDQVVHGKGLHDIGHQSDRLRAVRSAASDAGIPVFINARTDVFLKAAEGVDHATLLDDVFAREAAYAAAGADGFFVPGLKDKKLIEKICRQTTLPINVMTSGDTEEVRALASLGVARISFGPAPYAEVSRDLEKRARIFA; encoded by the coding sequence ATGAACAGTCAAATCGAACGTGCGGAAATATTCCGCAGCTTGCACATTCCGGGTGATCCCATCGTCCTCTACAACATCTGGGATGCGGGAAGTGCGGTGGCCGTTGCGCGTGGCGGGGCGAAGGCGATAGCCACCGGAAGCTGGTCTGTCGCCGCGGCACAGGGTTATTCGGATGGTGAGGAAATGCCGCTGGATGACGCATTGTCAGTCGTCGCGCGCATAACGAAATGTGTCGATCTGCCTCTCACCGTGGATTTTGAAGGCGGTTATGCAGATGATCCCGCCGCCGTCAGGCAGAATGTTGGCCGCCTGTTTGCCCTCGGCGTCATCGGATTGAACTTCGAGGATCAGGTGGTGCACGGCAAGGGTCTGCATGACATCGGTCACCAGTCGGATCGGCTTCGGGCCGTCCGCAGCGCGGCAAGTGATGCCGGTATCCCGGTTTTCATCAATGCGCGAACGGATGTGTTTCTGAAGGCGGCGGAAGGGGTGGATCACGCAACCCTGCTGGACGACGTATTCGCCCGCGAGGCCGCCTATGCAGCAGCAGGCGCGGATGGCTTCTTCGTGCCCGGGCTGAAGGATAAAAAGCTGATCGAGAAAATATGCCGACAGACGACGCTGCCGATCAACGTCATGACATCGGGAGACACGGAAGAAGTTCGCGCATTGGCCTCGCTTGGGGTGGCGCGCATCAGCTTCGGACCCGCTCCATACGCCGAGGTCAGTCGCGATCTGGAAAAACGGGCACGTATTTTTGCTTGA
- a CDS encoding Hsp70 family protein: MTQKRALGLDFGTTNTVMALSNGGGDSHSMRFTSNAGTDDSMRTALSFMKDAGLGAAALHVEAGHAAIRQFIDNAGDCRFLQSIKTFAASPLFQGTLIFAKRQSFEDLMEVFLRKLKTYAGDEWPGDVSTVIAGRPVRFAGSNPDEALALARYNEALTRAGFPEIHYVYEPVAAAYYFAQSLKKDANVLVADFGGGTTDYSLIRFETHAGKLSATPIGHSGVGVAGDHFDFRMIDNLVSPEIGKGSKFKSFDKVLDVPSGYYVNFGRWNQLSIFKTSKEFTALKSLVRSALEPEKLELFVDLVDHDEGYPLYQAISATKMALSSAEEAEFNFTPLGKAGRKMVKRSDFNGWIADDLAKIEGALDEVLEKTQVAPEAIDKVFLTGGTSFVPAVRELFTRRFDADRIESGGELLSIAHGLAMIGESGDIQRWTA; this comes from the coding sequence ATGACGCAAAAGCGGGCACTTGGCCTCGATTTCGGCACGACCAACACGGTCATGGCTCTTTCCAACGGTGGCGGCGACAGCCATTCCATGCGTTTCACCAGCAACGCCGGCACGGATGACAGCATGCGCACGGCGCTCTCCTTCATGAAGGATGCCGGCCTCGGTGCCGCCGCGCTGCATGTGGAAGCGGGCCATGCCGCCATCCGGCAGTTCATCGACAATGCCGGCGATTGTCGCTTTTTGCAGTCGATCAAGACATTTGCGGCCTCACCGCTGTTTCAGGGCACGCTGATCTTCGCCAAGCGCCAGAGCTTCGAGGATCTGATGGAGGTGTTCCTGCGCAAGCTGAAAACCTATGCGGGTGACGAATGGCCAGGCGACGTCTCGACCGTCATCGCCGGCCGGCCGGTGCGTTTCGCCGGCAGCAATCCGGACGAAGCGCTGGCGCTTGCCCGCTACAACGAGGCGCTGACGCGCGCCGGCTTTCCGGAAATCCACTATGTCTATGAGCCGGTGGCGGCGGCCTATTATTTCGCCCAGAGCCTGAAGAAGGACGCCAATGTGCTGGTGGCGGATTTTGGCGGCGGCACCACCGACTATTCGCTGATCCGTTTCGAGACCCATGCCGGCAAGCTTTCCGCCACCCCCATCGGCCATTCCGGCGTCGGTGTGGCGGGCGATCATTTCGACTTCCGGATGATCGACAATCTGGTCTCGCCCGAGATCGGCAAGGGCAGCAAGTTCAAGAGCTTCGACAAGGTGCTGGACGTGCCCTCCGGTTATTACGTGAATTTCGGTCGCTGGAACCAGCTGTCGATCTTCAAGACATCCAAGGAATTCACCGCGCTTAAATCGCTGGTGCGCTCGGCGCTGGAGCCGGAAAAGCTCGAACTCTTCGTCGATCTCGTTGACCATGACGAGGGATACCCGCTCTATCAGGCAATTTCCGCCACCAAGATGGCGCTTTCTTCGGCGGAAGAAGCGGAATTCAACTTCACGCCGCTCGGCAAGGCCGGCCGCAAGATGGTCAAACGCAGCGATTTCAACGGCTGGATCGCCGACGATCTCGCCAAGATCGAAGGCGCACTGGACGAGGTGCTGGAAAAAACGCAGGTGGCCCCCGAAGCCATCGACAAGGTGTTCCTGACCGGCGGCACCTCCTTCGTACCCGCGGTGCGGGAGCTTTTCACCCGGCGTTTCGATGCGGACCGGATCGAAAGCGGCGGCGAGCTGCTCTCGATTGCCCATGGTCTGGCGATGATCGGCGAAAGCGGTGACATTCAGCGCTGGACAGCGTGA
- a CDS encoding SDR family NAD(P)-dependent oxidoreductase: MTDRKTIAIFGYGTGLGASVARRYGKAGFRVALVARNAQSLSERVDELLAQGVDARAFPADLNEIEAIPALVRDIEDKAGPIHTAIFAPVGNFRMLPAVDLTSASLRELTNILTFAPVEVVRAVLPGMLARGDGAIVIADGLSAVTPMPGLSGPGPAFAATRNYILGLHDEIRDRGVFAGMLHIGAMIDNSTGLRAAVANGLPVGDGRFPTIDPDTLAQEIWSLTTERTHAEAILPAQHHQH; this comes from the coding sequence ATGACTGACCGGAAAACAATTGCAATTTTTGGATATGGAACCGGGCTCGGCGCGTCCGTCGCGAGACGTTACGGTAAGGCTGGATTCAGGGTCGCCCTTGTTGCTCGCAATGCTCAATCCCTCAGCGAGAGGGTAGACGAACTGCTGGCGCAAGGGGTGGATGCCAGGGCCTTTCCTGCCGACCTCAACGAGATTGAAGCAATCCCGGCTCTGGTCCGTGATATCGAAGATAAGGCCGGTCCCATTCATACCGCGATTTTTGCGCCTGTCGGCAATTTCCGGATGCTTCCAGCGGTCGATCTGACATCAGCTTCGCTGAGAGAACTCACCAATATCCTGACATTCGCACCGGTTGAGGTTGTCAGGGCAGTATTGCCTGGGATGCTCGCTCGCGGCGATGGCGCGATCGTCATTGCGGATGGTCTTTCGGCCGTAACACCAATGCCGGGGCTAAGCGGCCCGGGCCCCGCTTTTGCTGCCACACGCAATTACATTCTTGGCCTTCACGATGAGATCAGGGATCGCGGAGTGTTCGCCGGAATGCTTCACATCGGAGCGATGATTGACAACTCCACGGGACTTCGTGCGGCAGTCGCCAACGGCCTGCCTGTCGGTGACGGGCGTTTTCCAACGATCGATCCTGACACACTTGCCCAGGAGATCTGGTCGCTCACAACCGAGCGGACCCATGCCGAAGCGATCCTGCCTGCGCAACATCACCAGCATTGA
- a CDS encoding cation diffusion facilitator family transporter, with amino-acid sequence MTEQSLLKFSIAVTVLLALFGISAGLFSGSFAVVFDGVYALTDAFMTVLALLVARLIAASAAPKPGGRLVERFTMGFWHLEPMVLGLNGTLLMGAAIYALINAIDSLMDGGRSIEFDYAIIVTFFSFAVSLAMAWFVKRQNRRLKSAFVALDAKSWLMSALLSMALFVAFAIGYGLTGTSQAWLAPYVDPAVLALVCLVIIPMPLGNVKQALADILLVTPLEFKQHVDRVATETVEKFGFASHYSYVARVGRGRQIELFFIVPKNWPARRLEEWDAIRDEIGDALGGEGADRWLTIVFTTDEEWAI; translated from the coding sequence ATGACAGAACAATCTCTGCTTAAATTCTCCATTGCCGTCACGGTTCTTCTGGCCCTGTTCGGCATCAGTGCGGGTTTGTTCTCCGGCTCCTTCGCCGTGGTTTTCGATGGTGTTTATGCGCTCACCGATGCCTTCATGACGGTGCTGGCGTTGCTCGTGGCGCGGCTTATCGCAGCCTCGGCCGCGCCCAAGCCGGGTGGCCGGCTGGTGGAGCGTTTCACCATGGGTTTCTGGCATCTGGAGCCGATGGTGCTCGGCCTTAACGGCACGCTGCTGATGGGCGCGGCGATCTATGCGCTGATCAATGCCATCGACAGCCTGATGGATGGCGGCCGCTCGATCGAGTTCGACTATGCCATCATCGTCACCTTCTTCAGCTTTGCCGTTTCGCTTGCCATGGCATGGTTCGTCAAACGGCAGAACCGCCGGCTGAAATCCGCCTTCGTGGCGCTGGATGCCAAAAGCTGGCTGATGAGCGCGCTCTTGAGCATGGCGCTGTTCGTCGCCTTCGCCATCGGTTACGGGCTGACCGGAACATCGCAGGCATGGCTCGCGCCCTATGTCGACCCTGCCGTGCTGGCGCTGGTCTGCCTTGTCATCATCCCCATGCCGCTCGGCAATGTGAAACAGGCGCTCGCCGATATTCTTCTGGTCACGCCGCTGGAATTCAAGCAGCATGTGGACCGGGTGGCGACGGAGACGGTCGAAAAATTCGGCTTCGCCTCGCATTATTCCTACGTCGCCCGCGTCGGACGCGGCCGACAGATCGAACTTTTCTTCATCGTGCCGAAGAACTGGCCGGCCCGACGGCTTGAGGAGTGGGATGCCATCCGCGACGAGATCGGCGATGCGCTTGGCGGCGAGGGAGCCGACCGGTGGCTGACGATCGTGTTTACGACGGATGAAGAATGGGCGATTTGA
- a CDS encoding class I SAM-dependent methyltransferase, whose protein sequence is MTAQNWFDTGGSAYALFRPEYPAGLARFLAQTVDGRGCAVDVGCGNGQLTRQLADHFNKVIGIDPSQDQIANTRRHTNINYLCAPAEKLPLPEKSVSLITAAQAAHWFDLPRFYAEVRRIAEDGAIIALVSYGIMQLAPSGLQDRFDIFYRDEIGPYWPPERKLVDSGYADIEFPFEELPYPDMAIDRVWELGEFLGYLSTWSAVRRVNEAGRDDILENFVRDISALWGDPARRLPISWPINMRLGTL, encoded by the coding sequence ATGACCGCGCAAAACTGGTTCGACACGGGCGGCAGCGCCTATGCATTGTTCAGACCGGAATATCCGGCAGGGCTTGCGCGGTTTCTCGCGCAAACCGTTGACGGCCGGGGTTGTGCCGTCGATGTCGGATGTGGAAACGGGCAGCTGACGCGGCAGCTCGCGGACCATTTCAACAAGGTGATCGGTATCGATCCCAGCCAGGACCAGATTGCGAATACGCGCCGGCACACCAATATCAACTATCTCTGCGCTCCCGCAGAAAAGCTACCGCTGCCGGAGAAAAGCGTGAGCCTGATAACGGCGGCGCAGGCGGCCCACTGGTTCGACCTGCCGCGTTTTTATGCCGAGGTGCGGCGCATCGCTGAAGACGGTGCAATCATCGCGCTGGTCAGCTATGGCATCATGCAACTGGCGCCTTCAGGGCTTCAGGACCGGTTCGATATATTCTACCGCGACGAAATCGGCCCCTACTGGCCGCCGGAGCGCAAGCTTGTCGATTCAGGATATGCCGATATCGAATTTCCGTTCGAGGAACTGCCCTATCCTGACATGGCGATAGACCGGGTCTGGGAGCTTGGGGAGTTTCTGGGTTATCTGTCGACCTGGTCGGCTGTACGGCGCGTCAATGAAGCCGGGCGCGACGACATTCTGGAAAACTTCGTGCGCGATATCTCGGCTCTCTGGGGCGATCCGGCGCGGAGGCTGCCAATTTCATGGCCGATCAACATGCGATTGGGGACATTATGA
- a CDS encoding GGDEF domain-containing protein → MPRKITDSLLEDVPLDCPESVRGEIAVFNRQLLNLMEASQQGYALFDGSDELRFANTVFRKALGIGPADFPSWVDLMRSGYRSSTGTAIETADFELWLRSARTRRGKLPFRTIETGLNDGRWVLTTETTLPGGWMLCVVTDISELGIELRDLRQERDRALKSALSDELTGLGNRRYAMDSLNHMLGPNKAQALAVIIMDIDHFKSVNDRFGHACGDMVLKDFAARLSASVGRDDLVGRIGGEEFLLVLSGSRMHIAETVMRGLLSSLADASPLGDMPDFRYSCSAGIAFANPGESASDVLRRADTALYEAKNTGRNRFVIYETVS, encoded by the coding sequence ATGCCCCGCAAGATAACCGACTCCCTCCTGGAAGACGTACCGCTGGACTGTCCCGAGTCGGTGCGGGGCGAGATTGCGGTTTTCAACCGGCAGCTTCTCAATCTCATGGAAGCATCGCAGCAGGGTTATGCGCTTTTTGACGGCAGCGATGAGTTGCGTTTCGCCAATACGGTTTTTCGCAAGGCGCTCGGCATCGGGCCGGCTGATTTCCCAAGTTGGGTGGACCTCATGCGTAGCGGGTATCGCAGCTCCACCGGCACCGCCATTGAAACCGCCGATTTCGAACTCTGGCTGCGTTCCGCCAGAACACGGCGCGGCAAGCTGCCCTTCCGCACCATTGAGACCGGTCTCAATGACGGGCGCTGGGTGCTGACGACTGAAACGACGTTGCCGGGCGGCTGGATGCTGTGCGTCGTCACCGATATTTCCGAACTCGGCATCGAATTGCGCGATCTCAGACAGGAGCGCGACAGGGCGTTGAAGTCGGCGCTGAGCGATGAACTGACCGGTCTCGGCAACCGCCGTTATGCCATGGATAGCCTCAATCACATGCTCGGCCCCAACAAGGCGCAGGCACTTGCCGTCATCATCATGGATATCGATCACTTCAAGTCGGTGAATGATCGCTTTGGACATGCCTGCGGCGATATGGTTCTCAAGGATTTCGCCGCGCGGCTTTCCGCGAGCGTCGGGCGCGATGATCTCGTTGGCCGGATCGGCGGGGAGGAATTCCTGCTGGTCCTCAGCGGTTCGCGGATGCATATCGCCGAGACTGTCATGCGGGGGCTGCTGTCGTCGCTGGCGGATGCGTCACCGCTCGGGGATATGCCGGATTTTCGTTATAGCTGTTCGGCCGGCATCGCCTTTGCCAATCCCGGCGAGAGCGCCAGCGATGTTCTGCGCCGCGCCGACACGGCTCTTTATGAGGCCAAGAACACAGGCCGAAACCGCTTCGTGATCTACGAAACGGTTTCCTGA
- a CDS encoding thioesterase family protein — protein sequence MSQIITPPRPAVGLRHIEQLRVAPLHTVPEIDDSWPGFQDMPPVLATAIMIAFIEQTCVQGLRPFLDAGQCTLGTHVDVSHVAATAIGMTVTAEIELIEIEGKSLLFRVTCRDDAGLIGEGTHRRALVDTDRFMKKLGEKSAAAAASQGPAAAVVLATLGLPVSQRR from the coding sequence ATGAGCCAGATCATCACGCCTCCGCGACCCGCTGTCGGACTGCGTCATATCGAACAGCTGCGCGTCGCGCCCCTCCACACCGTGCCTGAGATCGACGATTCCTGGCCGGGTTTTCAAGACATGCCGCCGGTTCTGGCGACTGCAATCATGATCGCCTTCATCGAGCAGACATGTGTGCAGGGCCTTCGGCCGTTCCTCGACGCAGGGCAATGTACCCTCGGCACACATGTCGATGTCAGTCACGTCGCCGCAACGGCCATCGGGATGACGGTTACCGCCGAAATCGAACTGATCGAGATTGAGGGGAAATCCCTCCTCTTCAGGGTGACCTGCCGCGACGACGCCGGACTGATCGGCGAAGGAACACATCGGCGCGCGCTCGTTGACACCGACCGTTTCATGAAAAAGCTGGGTGAGAAGTCCGCTGCTGCAGCGGCTTCCCAAGGGCCGGCAGCGGCCGTGGTGCTTGCAACTCTTGGATTGCCCGTTTCCCAAAGGCGGTAA
- a CDS encoding winged helix-turn-helix transcriptional regulator → MTITMLLDGPRRFNELRRLIGGISQQMLTRTLRALENDGLVSRKVYPTIPPQVEYNLTALGQSLAEPLTRLTGWVLQNIAEVERNRLAAANRSMD, encoded by the coding sequence ATGACGATTACGATGCTGCTTGATGGCCCAAGGAGGTTCAATGAGTTGCGCAGACTTATAGGGGGAATTAGCCAGCAAATGCTGACAAGAACGCTGCGCGCTCTTGAGAATGATGGCCTCGTTTCCAGAAAAGTCTATCCGACGATTCCCCCGCAGGTGGAATATAATTTGACCGCTCTTGGTCAATCTCTGGCGGAACCTCTTACAAGGCTAACCGGCTGGGTTCTGCAAAATATTGCCGAGGTCGAGCGCAATCGTTTGGCTGCCGCCAACAGATCGATGGATTAG